From Chionomys nivalis chromosome 21, mChiNiv1.1, whole genome shotgun sequence, a single genomic window includes:
- the Wfdc1 gene encoding WAP four-disulfide core domain protein 1 isoform X2 produces MGCWGRKALWALGFLLLLGTSSTQDTWEALLPSRLVEKSRAEEGTSTGPRQPRADRCPPPPQTLPPGACQATRCHADSECPRHRRCCYNGCAYACLEAVPPPPDWLVQPKPRWLGGNGWLLDGPEEVLQAEACSTTEDGAEPLLCPSGYECHILRPGDPAQGIPNHGQCVKQRRQAEGRILRQKLHKPYLEGDSKNVAEPGKGQQRHFQ; encoded by the exons ATGGGCTGCTGGGGCCGGAAGGCCCTTTGGGCTCTGGGCTTCCTGCTGCTACTGGGCACCAGCTCTACGCAGGACACCTGGGAGGCATTGCTGCCCTCCAGGCTGGTCGAGAAGTCTCGC GCTGAAGAGGGTACATCAACAGGCCCCCGGCAGCCCCGTGCAGACCGCTGCCCACCACCCCCACAGACGctgcctccaggtgcctgccAGGCCACACGCTGCCATGCCGACTCCGAGTGTCCACGACACAGGCGCTGTTGCTACAATGGCTGTGCCTATGCCTGCCTGGAGGCTGTGCCACCTCCACCAG actGGCTGGTGCAGCCCAAACCCCGATGGCTTGGTGGCAATGGCTGGCTGCTGGATGGTCCTGAGGAGGTATTACAAG CAGAGGCATGCAGCACCACCGAGGATGGGGCAGAGCCACTACTCTGTCCCTCAGGCTATGAGTGCCACATCCTGCGCCCAGGGGACCCTGCCCAGGGCATACCTAACCATGGGCAGTGCGTCAAGCAGCGCCGACAAGCAG AGGGGCGGATCCTGCGACAGAAGCTTCACAAGCCATACCTAG AAGGGGACTCCAAGAATGTGGCAGAACCTGGAAAGGGACAACAGAGGCACTTTCAATAA
- the Wfdc1 gene encoding WAP four-disulfide core domain protein 1 isoform X1 has product MGCWGRKALWALGFLLLLGTSSTQDTWEALLPSRLVEKSRAEEGTSTGPRQPRADRCPPPPQTLPPGACQATRCHADSECPRHRRCCYNGCAYACLEAVPPPPVLDWLVQPKPRWLGGNGWLLDGPEEVLQAEACSTTEDGAEPLLCPSGYECHILRPGDPAQGIPNHGQCVKQRRQAEGRILRQKLHKPYLEGDSKNVAEPGKGQQRHFQ; this is encoded by the exons ATGGGCTGCTGGGGCCGGAAGGCCCTTTGGGCTCTGGGCTTCCTGCTGCTACTGGGCACCAGCTCTACGCAGGACACCTGGGAGGCATTGCTGCCCTCCAGGCTGGTCGAGAAGTCTCGC GCTGAAGAGGGTACATCAACAGGCCCCCGGCAGCCCCGTGCAGACCGCTGCCCACCACCCCCACAGACGctgcctccaggtgcctgccAGGCCACACGCTGCCATGCCGACTCCGAGTGTCCACGACACAGGCGCTGTTGCTACAATGGCTGTGCCTATGCCTGCCTGGAGGCTGTGCCACCTCCACCAG ttctagactGGCTGGTGCAGCCCAAACCCCGATGGCTTGGTGGCAATGGCTGGCTGCTGGATGGTCCTGAGGAGGTATTACAAG CAGAGGCATGCAGCACCACCGAGGATGGGGCAGAGCCACTACTCTGTCCCTCAGGCTATGAGTGCCACATCCTGCGCCCAGGGGACCCTGCCCAGGGCATACCTAACCATGGGCAGTGCGTCAAGCAGCGCCGACAAGCAG AGGGGCGGATCCTGCGACAGAAGCTTCACAAGCCATACCTAG AAGGGGACTCCAAGAATGTGGCAGAACCTGGAAAGGGACAACAGAGGCACTTTCAATAA